In one Staphylococcus lutrae genomic region, the following are encoded:
- a CDS encoding ABC transporter substrate-binding protein: MKTKKWYGLLTVIAIMLIVAACGKTNDSGQSDSKKQADGTKGVEIKHSGGTTKIDKEPKRVVALEYSFVDALTALGVKPVGIADDGKKKNIIEPLRDKVGDYKSVGARKQPNLEVISELKPDLIIADSNRHKGNYEQLSKIAPTILLPSLDADYKENIEAFKTIGKALSKEKEADKRLKAHEDKINQYKKEITMDKDKKVLPLVISQSGILAHSDKSYVGQFLRDLGFKEALTKEVADQLPEYLNAPYLNMNSEQLADVNPERMFVMVNGENDPEYLKVQKDPVWKEIDAVKNHRVHVVDRQTWSKFRGLISSEEIAKELAEISKKEKGNDK; this comes from the coding sequence GTGAAAACTAAGAAATGGTATGGGCTGCTCACTGTTATAGCGATTATGCTTATCGTTGCAGCATGTGGCAAAACCAATGATTCTGGTCAATCAGACTCAAAAAAACAAGCAGATGGAACAAAAGGTGTTGAAATTAAGCACAGTGGAGGAACGACAAAAATTGACAAAGAACCGAAAAGAGTCGTTGCTTTAGAATATTCATTTGTGGATGCATTAACTGCATTGGGTGTGAAACCTGTGGGTATTGCTGATGATGGTAAGAAAAAGAATATCATCGAACCATTACGTGATAAAGTCGGAGATTATAAATCTGTAGGTGCACGTAAACAACCGAATTTAGAAGTGATTAGTGAATTAAAACCAGATTTAATCATTGCGGATAGTAACCGTCATAAAGGGAATTATGAGCAATTAAGCAAAATCGCACCTACCATTTTATTACCAAGTTTAGACGCGGATTATAAAGAAAACATTGAAGCGTTTAAAACAATTGGTAAAGCACTTTCAAAAGAAAAAGAAGCGGACAAACGATTAAAAGCGCATGAAGATAAAATTAATCAATACAAAAAAGAAATTACAATGGATAAAGACAAAAAAGTCCTACCACTTGTTATTTCTCAATCAGGTATTTTAGCACATTCAGATAAATCATATGTCGGTCAATTTTTACGTGATTTAGGCTTTAAAGAAGCATTAACGAAAGAAGTGGCAGATCAATTGCCTGAATATTTAAATGCGCCATACTTAAATATGAATTCCGAGCAACTTGCTGACGTCAACCCTGAACGCATGTTTGTTATGGTGAATGGCGAAAATGACCCAGAGTATTTGAAAGTGCAAAAAGATCCAGTGTGGAAAGAAATCGATGCAGTGAAAAATCATCGGGTTCATGTTGTGGATCGTCAAACATGGTCGAAATTCAGAGGCTTAATCTCTTCTGAAGAAATCGCAAAAGAGCTTGCTGAGATTTCTAAAAAAGAAAAAGGGAATGACAAGTAG
- a CDS encoding FecCD family ABC transporter permease, whose protein sequence is MSKLKPKFNDGHHQRRRTTLTFIVSVCFLIFAIVLNLAIGSSKISFQSMLDYFFHLQTTKETFLIHQVRIPRMIAGACIGASLAVAGVLMQAMTRNPLASPQIFGVNAGASFAVVLITVLLPSFAHHTVVFAFIGAFIGGLAVYVLADTTKGMTPLKLALAGMTIHLFFTSLTQGIILLNEDATTTVMFWLVGALHTIKWPQIYQVLPWLIGGLIAALFLARQLAILNLGDQLATGLGQNTKLIRALAGLIVIVLAGASVSVAGPIGFVGLIVPHIVKHYLNRNYFLIIILSMIMGANLLLISDVISRLIAFPFESPVGIVTAFVGALYFLWITMRGVKSR, encoded by the coding sequence ATGTCAAAGTTAAAACCAAAATTTAATGATGGACATCACCAAAGAAGGCGCACCACGCTTACATTCATTGTAAGCGTGTGCTTTCTTATTTTTGCAATTGTTTTAAATCTTGCAATCGGTTCATCAAAAATCTCATTTCAGTCCATGTTAGACTATTTCTTTCATCTTCAAACAACAAAGGAAACATTTCTAATCCATCAAGTGCGTATCCCTAGAATGATTGCTGGGGCATGTATTGGTGCGTCGTTAGCGGTTGCGGGTGTGTTAATGCAAGCGATGACGAGAAATCCACTGGCTTCTCCTCAAATTTTTGGTGTTAATGCAGGGGCTTCATTTGCAGTAGTACTTATCACAGTGTTATTACCTTCTTTTGCGCATCATACTGTCGTGTTTGCGTTCATTGGTGCATTTATTGGTGGGTTGGCTGTTTATGTGCTTGCGGATACGACGAAAGGGATGACACCGCTGAAACTGGCACTTGCAGGGATGACCATCCATTTATTTTTCACGAGTCTGACGCAAGGGATTATTTTGTTAAATGAAGATGCGACAACGACAGTCATGTTCTGGCTTGTTGGAGCCTTACATACAATTAAATGGCCGCAAATTTATCAAGTTTTGCCATGGCTCATCGGGGGTTTAATTGCAGCATTATTTTTAGCGCGTCAACTTGCTATACTGAATTTAGGCGATCAACTGGCCACAGGGCTTGGGCAAAATACGAAGTTGATTCGTGCATTAGCAGGGCTTATCGTTATTGTTTTAGCCGGAGCAAGTGTGTCTGTTGCAGGACCCATTGGTTTTGTCGGTTTAATCGTTCCGCACATTGTGAAACACTATTTGAATCGTAATTATTTTTTAATTATTATCCTTTCTATGATAATGGGTGCGAATTTACTGCTCATTTCAGATGTCATTAGCCGTTTAATTGCATTTCCATTTGAATCACCAGTCGGTATCGTTACAGCATTTGTCGGGGCTTTATACTTCTTATGGATTACGATGAGGGGAGTGAAATCGAGATGA